One Pararge aegeria chromosome 1, ilParAegt1.1, whole genome shotgun sequence genomic region harbors:
- the LOC120637760 gene encoding uncharacterized protein LOC120637760 → MSAYLGNLQIFDHKTSEWQIFKGKLVQFLKINKVLDEESKIGVLLTHITDETYRLVRNLAYPHELDILSYAGLVALLDGHFKLRQCSFADKAKFYAACRSSGESLGDWAARLRGLATYCDFGNALETNLLDRFVLGLSSGPERDKLFEQKPSTLTLARAIELAEQAESAKKAKVSVSGSDAVQVKEEPVFRAKIQGRAGRAPPARRDRAGASGDDSANRRDSSRCKVCGLRNHGSGDKCRYKGYRCQKCGVKGHLKKVCSSVSSGVYHVGDDEPNEGRQVCEECENFNIRFQKLSVEE, encoded by the exons atgtcggCCTACCTAGGGAATCTGCAAATATTTGACCACAAAACAAGTGAATGGCaaatttttaaaggaaaattagtgcagtttttgaaaattaataaagtgttgGACGAAGAAAGTAAGATTGGAGTTCTGCTAACGCATATCACCGATGAAACGTACCGCTTAGTACGTAACTTGGCTTACCCTCACGAGTTGGATATTCTTAGTTACGCGGGGCTAGTTGCATTACTCGACGGCCATTTCAAGCTCAGACAGTGTTCATTTGCTGATAAAGCGAAGTTCTATGCAGCGTGCAGGAGTTCAGGCGAGTCATTAGGAGACTGGGCGGCGCGACTAAGGGGTCTTGCAACCTATTGCGACTTCGGCAACGCCTTGGAAACGAATTTGCTGGATCGTTTCGTCCTTGGCTTGAGCTCTGGGCCAGAACGCGATAAGCTATTTGAACAGAAGCCGTCCACGCTCACATTGGCTCGAGCTATTGAATTGGCAGAACAAGCAGAGAGTGCTAAGAAGGCGAAGGTATCGGTCTCAGGGAGCGATGCAGTGCAAGTCAAGGAGGAGCCGGTATTCCGCGCGAAGATTCAAGGCCGCGCTGGCCGCGCTCCACCGGCTCGGCGCGACCGCGCTGGTGCGAGCGGAGATGATTCAGCGAATCGGCGTGACAGTTCGCGCTGCAAAGTGTGTGGTCTGAGAAACCATGGAAGTGGTGACAAGTGCCGTTACAAAGGGTATCGGTGTCAAAAGTGTGGGGTCAAAGGTCACCTTAAAAAGGTTTGTTCTAGTGTGAGTTCGGGTGTTTACCATGTCGGGGATGACGAGCCCAACGAAGGTCGTCAGGTTTGTGAGGAATGTGAAAATTTTAACATAAG GTTTCAAAAATTAAGTGTGGAGGAATGA